GGGAACATGGCTCAAGTACCGCTTCTGTGATTAAAAGCCCGAAGGCTAATGTGGTGTTTTCGACGAAACAGTTAACCTGATACTCACGTATCATTCAGATTTTAAGATTTTACGAAAAATTTCCTTTCAAGACTTAAAATGGACAAAATTCTGGTTCATTTGCGTCCAGTTTAGCGTCAGGGTTAAATAATGGCAAGGGATTTTTTTATGGTTTTGTTGTCTCAAAATGTATGTTGGGAGGTCTTATGTATAGGATATTGGTCTTGTTGTTAGAGATAATCTTTGACTTGTGTAATAAACCTATTTAATATGATTCTACCGAGTGGTTATCATAATTTAAAAATTAAGAGATATGAGATTAAAAATGGGTTATCAAAATCATATTAGATACATCCAAATTACTATTGGATATACCCTTATGATTGCTTTTGTTGCAATCGTAATTATAACAATAGCTTCTCTTGTTGGATGGGTTAAATTAGTGCATGAGGATCAGCAATACAAACTATTTGAAATATTTGTTGTAGAGCTTGTAATAGGTGCCTTAGGTTTTTTTACGGTGACGTTTCTTAAGGTTCCTGTTAAAAGAACTGGTCAACATACACTTGCAAACGTAGTGGTTGCGAAAAAAATTAAACTTGGGAAACCAAGTAAATTGGTGGAGATGGCAAGTACTGCTGTTGAAATTAAGAAACATGAGTTCGGTATTATTGAATTTGAATGTATTGACTCCTCTAAAAATGAATAAGATTCGACAGATAAAAGATTTGGATAAGTTGCTTTATGGGACAACCTTAATTCCTAATGGCATTAATGATGTCCAAGTGCTTAATAAAATAAAAAAGCCGCTTGTTCTAGTTAATTTGCGGCCTCATCAATGTTTAAATGTTATACATTATTCACTGTTGCAACGCATATGCGTTTTACATAAATACGGTTTCTATGTAACGATAGTTTTTTATGATAGAACTATTATCTGTGGTCAACTTTCAAGAAGTATAAAAAATGAAAGTGACGCAAAGAATGCGATGGATTGGCTCTATGATGCATTCATGAAATATGATGGAATCAAACAGGATTGCATTGAATTTATACCTGAATCTGTGCTATGGAAAATTTCGGCGATTCATAAAGTGTCATTGCCTTTTTTTTGTGCTATGTCAAATCAAGCACAACTAAACATAAAATCTGAAAATGGCCAATCCCTAATAGCATTATCACAATTTGTTGATTGTTTATTTGGAATTCTTTATGAATCTATACTAAAACCTCAATTTGTGTTTTTTGGGGGGGGGGAAAAAGAGATATGGAGGCAAGCTAGAGATCGAATGACTTTGTGTCAAGCTTTAGGAATAGAAAGTTATAATCATATACCTCCAGTTCTGATCACTTTTCCTACTATAAGTCATTTTGCTTGTGGGCAAACCTTGGGGACTGATTGTGAGGATGATCCGTTTTCTTACCGTTTTGATATTTCAAAATTAAATGAAAATTCTTTATCTAAACAATATCGAGAACAAGTTAGTGAACTTGCATCGCTTACAACAGGCGTAAAGGAAGAACCTTTAACAATAATAAGAAAATTTCGGGGAAAGTATTATGGCTCAAAATGATTTCTATATTCAATATAACAATGGTACTGCTATTTATCTTCCTGCTTATGTTAAGTATTTTAGATATGTCGAAAAAGAAATTGTTGATTTTCTTTCGCAACAAAAAGCTCTGGAGATAATAGTTCCTAAAATTATTTCGTCAGTTGATGTGCAAAGACTAGAGCAGTGTAACCCGCGATTTTATAAAGAATGGGACAAAGAACAATTGAGTGTTTATACGAAAACAGGACAATTTGTTGGTTATCTTGCCCATTGGCAATGTGAACCAGTTTATAAAGTATTAGGCCAATTGCTTAAATATTCTAATGATTGTGATCCACAAGTGTTTTACGATAATAGTGGTTTTTCTTATCGTTATGAAGAAACTAATGATATTTTTAGATTTGATGAATTTAGGCGCATTGAGATTTTTTTGGTCGGTTCCGTTATAAAAATTAAATCTTTTCGTGATATGTTATTGAATTTTTTAAAAAATCTGGTGTTACCAAATTATTCTGAGATTGTATTTAAGCCAGATGAATCCTTTGGCGGAAAAGAAGAAGTTGTTGATTTGGAGGTTGTTGCTGATGGTCGTAGGATAGAAGTGTGTGGTTCTCATGTCCATTATTGTACATTCAAAAATGCAATAGGAATACTATTGGGAGAAAACATAATAACTGCTTGCATTGGGATTTCTCTTTCCAGATTAGCCATGCTATTAACTTTACGAGAACAGATAGCTTCAAAATGCATTAATGCAAAAGATGAGAATCAAGTATTAAATTGTCCGCGTAGTATGTAAAAAGTCATTCGAGCTTAAAATGTTTTTATTGAAGGACTTATGATTTTTCGAAAAGTCTTTTTTTGGTACAGGTTTTTATTATAATGCCGAGTTTTCAAAACGGAATTGATTAGATTACGAAGACTTAACCTTGGACAATGCTGTTGGTAATACTTGCAGGTTGGATAAACAGACACCAGCAGGATATGATGGATAGGATGACTTTTTACAAGGTACTATAGCAACCTAATTGGCTCAAATTTTCGCTTGTCCTAGGCTTGCCGGTATGTCCTAGTTTGCCTCAATTTGCCGCATTTTGCCACTTTCAAAATCACTCGTAAAATCATAAGTGTAATACAGATAAGGAAATACGACTCAAGACCGGTTGCGGCTCATAACCCGGAGGTCGTAGGTTCGAATCCTGCCCCCGCTATTGACGTAAATAAGGCAGTCGCAACGACTTAGTTGCAGCTGCCTTTTTTTGTTTTTTGGCCGGTGTAACTAAATTGTAACTATTTTTAGTGAAATCAGCCGTCAATCACCCGCCTGTAAGCCCAAAAAAATCCTGCCAAAGACAACTTCTGATATGCTTTAAGTTAAGCGTGGAAGGAAGGCTGTTATGGCTTGTCTTTACAAAAGAAAAGATAAATACTGGCTTAGCTATTATTGCGGCAACAGGCAAATGCAGAAGTCGCTTAAAACAAGCGACCTCAAAGTTGCCAATTCCAAGAAAAAAAGAATCGAATACGAGCTTTCACTTGGCGACCTTCATGTCGCAAGCAAATTGCATCTGCCGGTAATACTGTATCATTCCGGCCAAGTGCATCTTGCAGAGTTCTTTGAAAAGTGAATAATGTACCTCATGATTTAATTGGAGCATATCATGAGCATGGAACAAAAATCTGATACAGACCAACAGCAGTTCTGGCAGATGGCAATCGAAACCTGGAAATCCAGCGGTCTTTCCGTACGGCAATTCTGTGCCAATGAAAAAATAACAGAAGCATCGTTTTATAGCTGGCGGGAAAAACTTACTTGTGGCGGCAATAATGAAAATAAGCATGATAAACCAAAGTTTTCGGAATCAGAATTTATAGAGGTTACAATTCCACAGAATAATTCTGCTGCCATAGAACTTTTGCTGACATCCGGCAGTGTTCTAAAGATTCCTGCTGGTATTGACGCCAAAACATTAACTACCATTATTTCAGTTTTACATCAGACGAACTTATGCTAACGCTTCCATCATCGGTAAAGATATTCATCTACTCGCAGCCTGCCGATATGCGTTCAGGATTTAACAGACTTTCGATGCTTACGGAAAGTTTTATGCTCCAAGACCCATTCAGCGGACATCTGTTTGTATTTTTCAACAAGGAAGGCGATAAGTGCAAAATTCTTTTCTGGGACAGAACCGGTTTTGTCATCTGGTACAAACGACTGGAGGAAGGAACTTATGAAAAGCTGCCTTGTGAAAACAAACCCTCTATCGAAGTTGATGTCGCCAAACTTACCTGGATACTTGAAGGTATTGATTTATTCAAAACGAGAAGACGCAAACGCTATCAAAGAGTTTTGAGTTCTTAGTTTTTAGTTCTGAGTTATTGAAAATAGGAATAATTTTTTAAATTATTCTTCATTTATACGACATTTGGCTTGCTTTTACTGCATTTGCTGTTATATTCATATTCATGTCAGGGACGACCAAAATAACATCAGAAACATCTAAAGAGAACCTTCCGAATGATACTGATACCCTAAAGGAAATGGTACTTACTCTGCTTGGTCAAATCGATGATTTACAGGGGCAGTTATATTATCTCAAGCGTCAGTTGTTTGGCAAAAAGAGTGAAAAGCTCAATCCCGCACAGCGTTTATTATTTGAAAACCTGTATGATGAAGTTAAGGCAAAGCTCGAAGAGCAGAAGCAGTCGAAGCCGGAAGTCGTTAAAAACCGAAAGAATGAAAATCATAAAGGCAGGAATCCACTGCCTGCCGACCTGAAACGCGAAATCATTCCTATCGAGCCGTCAGAAGAAGAAAAGTTCTGCGATATACACAATAAGCCGAAGAAGTTTATCGGCACTGAAAAAACAGAAAAGCTCGAATATGTTCCGGCCTCTTTTTTTGTTAAAGTATATGAACGTGCCAAATACGCCTGCGATGAATGCCAGGGCAACATTTCCATAGGTGAACTTCCTCCGATGGTTGTTGATAAGGGGTTAGCATGTGAAGGACTGCTTGCACATATAATAACGAGCAAGTATTGCGACCATGCCCCGTTGAACAGACTTGAAGGTATATTTAAAAGAAGCGGCGTTGATATAAATGTATCGACGATGTGCGACTGGGTAGGAAAATGTTCTGACTTACTTGAACCTTTGGTAAAACGGATGCATCAAAAAATACTCGAATCACCAAAGATAAATTCGGACGATACATCGATACCTGTAAAGAATCCAAACCGCAAGGGTTCTACGTATAATGGTTATTTATGGGTATATATTGACAATAAGAAAAACGTAGTTTTTGACTTTACTCCGACACGATCGAGAGAGGGGCCAATAAAATTCCTTGGAAAATATTGCGGTAAACTGCAGGCCGATGCATACAACGGCTATAATGAATATTTTATGACATCCGGAGCAACGGAGATAGGCTGTCATGCGCACGCTCGCAGAAAATTTGAATATGCAGTTGATAGCGATCCAGTCAGAGCTGCACGATTGATGGTATTGTTGGGCAGGCTTTATGAAATTGAAAAACGTGCGAAAGAAGAAGAATATAATAGTGATAAGTTGCTCGAAGTCAGACAAAAAGAAGCCAAGCCAATACTGAATGAAATTAAGGCTGTTTTCAATGAATACAAAGATTGTGTGTTGCCGAAAAGCCCGATGGGTAAAGCGATTACATATTCATTGAATCAGTGGGAAGCTCTTTTGAGATACCTGGAAGACCCGACCCTGTCCATAGATAATAATATTTCTGAAAGAGTTCTACGGATGGTAGTAATCAGAAGGCTCAATTATATGTTCGCCGGCAGTGAAGCTGGGGCAAGACGAGCGGCAAATATTTATAGTCTCGTAGCCAGCTGCAAATTAAATGAAATTGACCCATTTGCATATTTTAGAGATGTTCTTGTCCGCATCAGCACTCACCCGGCCGACAAAATTGACGACCTACTGCCGAGCAATTGGAAAAAACCTGAAAAAACTGCCGACAAGGCCGCCGCATAATTTTTTTGCAGGGGTGTATTTGCCCGAGACCTTACGTAATACTTGAGGCGTTCTGCAAACATCTTGAGGCGACAAGGACATTTAAATCTTTTAAGAATGATATCAGCAGGCTAAGGACATTCTTTGGCACTATTTGTGATTCACTTCAATTGGGTTATCCCGGTAAAAAAGAATGCAAACAAAAATTGAAAGACAAGTATGATGGAGAGCATGTCAAAGCAGAATTTCTCGAAGATATTGGGCCAGAGGCAATCAATAACTTTATCTCCAAGAGAATAGAATTAAACAACTGGTCGCCAAAATCAGCTAATTTGCTGCGGCAGATTTTGCATAAGCTTTTTGCATATGCTATAAAACATCACGGCTTTCGTTCACGAGACAGACGCTATCCAAACCCTGTTACTTATGTTGAAAGATATAGAGAACCTGCAACTGTGATAAGATTTCTTTCCTTAAAACAGATAGATGAGCAATTAAAAGTTTTGGAAAAGTTTCCTGTTATGCATGCGCTTTGTGCAACATATATTTATGCAGGCTTAAGAAGAGAAGAAGCACTATGGCTGACAAAGGAAGATATTCTTTTAGATAAAAGGCTTATTAAAGTACAGGCCAAAACAATTGATGGTAAATTCTGGCAGCCTAAAACAAAAAGCAATCGTGTTGTTCCAATAAGTAGTGCCCTTTATGAAATATTACAAAGCTATAAATCATCAGGCTCTAAATGGTTTTTCCATTCACCAGAAGGAAAGCAGTGGAACCCTGATAATTTTTCAAATGACCTGCGGGAGATAAATAAGAAAAATAACCTTGAATGGTCATGCCTTGATTTTAGGCATACATTCGGAAGCCACCTTGCACAAAAAGGGGAATCGCTTTATAAGATTTCAAAATTGATGGGCAATTCTCCTGAGATTTGCAGAAAACATTATGCAGCCCTGATTCCGGAAGAAATGGCGGATGTCGTAGAATTCACAGAAAAAACTCCCGTTATTCAAAATGATAATGAAACACAGGAGCTTTTAAGGGAATTACTTTCAGAAATCAAAGGCAAAGGGAATCCCAAAATCAAAATCTCAAGATGATCTGTTAATCGGTGTGTTCCAGAATAACATTCTTGATGAGGGCAGGCGATGTTGGACTTTGAATTATGCTAATGAGTTTCATATGGATATTCTACCTGCCATCCCTGATTATGAAAAACTGAATGATGCCATACTCGTAACCGACAAAAAATTACGAAATTGGCAACATAGTAATCCCAAAGGATATGCTCGTTGGTTTGCAGAGAGAATGAAAGCTATTTTCCAGAATAGGAAAATAGCTCTTGCTGAATCCATAAAAGCAAACGTTGAAGCCGTACCGGATTACAAAGTTCGTACACCGTTACAAAGAGCTGTTCAAATCTTAAAATGGCATCGTGATATATATTTTAAAGATAAAGATAACAAACCCATATCAATTATCATTACCACTTTGGCGGCTCAAAGTTATCAAAATGAAACCGATCTGTTTGAAGCATTAACAAATATAGTGAATGTTATTTCAGATATCAAACGGCTTAAAAATGTCAGCAGCGGTTATTACTATATTCCTAATCCTGTCAATCAGGATGAAAATTTTGCTGATAAATGGAATGAGAATCCGGCTCTTCCATTGGCCTTTTTCAAATGGCTGGAACAACTGAAAGCTGATTTTGGTACCGCTTCAAGCCAGAGGGATGTATATAAAATTGCCGAAGCTTTGAATCCTGCATTTGGAGCAGATATTGTTGAAAAAACACTTCAGAAATATGGTTATGTAGATAAAAAGCCGATTAAAAGTTATCCTGAAGTGACGTTTTCTGCCAGACCCAATAAGCCATGGTCAATATAATATGAATGCCGAAGTTTTAAATAAACATTTCAACAGGTTAAAACAATTATACCCTAGTCTAAGTTTAATAAAAAAGATTAATGGCGAGTGTTCAATAACAGGTAATATAAGCTTTACTGTGAAACACGACGGTAAAGTAGTCAGGGATGATTATGATATTGAAATTATGATTCCTGATGATTACCCGTTATGTCCTCCAAAAGTTATTGAAACAAACGACAAAATTCTACGTTGCCCCGATAATCATATAAATGATGATGGAACATTTTGTTTTGGTGCGCCCTTGGCAGTTAAGCAGACCTTTGTACAAAAACGCGATTTATTGTGGTTTGTTCAGGAACAAATTGTGAGATTTCTTTTTAACCATAGTTATAAGCGTGATTATGGAATTAGACCAGATGGTGAATTATCGCACGGTCCCGAAGGGCTGCTTGAGTATTATTATGAGTTATTTCAGACTCAAGACAATATTACAGTACTGGAATTTCTCCGTCTCTTGTCTCAAGATCGATACAATGATCAAAATTTATGTCCTTGCGGCAGTGGAAGAAAAATTCGAAGATGTCACTATAGGCTCATAAAAAATATCAGAAAGTTATATAAGCCGGAAGAATTTCAATGTGAATTCAGTTGGATTATATCCTTTCTAAATTACAAAGATTATTTTAAAGCATCTTTAATGTTTTCCCAAAATTCAGTTGCTCCATTTATCCAACCTTCGAGATAAGCTTCTTGATCAAAAGCGGGGTCATCGGATTCCAAATTTTTAATTTTATCCTCCAACCAATTATCCCAAACATTGGTGGTATAAATATTAACATTATTACAAACCACTTGGATAATTTCATCGTAGCTCATACTTTTGGCGTCATCTTGTCCTTCTTTATACCCTTCTTCCGTATAGATTTTACCATGTTCAGCTTTTTCCAATCTTAATCGCTCAATAATTTTATTCATGTCTTTTGTCTCCAAATTTTTAATTCTTAATTCCTGTAGAGAGACCTTGTGTTGCAAAGCCTCCTGACAAACGCCTGATATATTGAATGAATCTTTAACCGTCTGAAGCCTTTTAAAAAGGTCATCACTTATTGTAATATTTATTCGTTCTGACATACACATATTCCTTTAATTATTTAAATATATACATATTATATAAATTAAATACACACTGTAAAGAAAAAAAACGTAAAAATATGTATGTTTTTTGTTTTTAACAAAATGAAGCGGTATAAGTATATGTTTAATAAATGGTTATATATGATTTCAGACCTGTAGAAATAGGAAAGACGCCGGATTTCAAAAAATAATTATATCGGAATTTGAAAGAATATACGGACAAAATTCATTTTTAAGGCTAAACGACGCTCGGGTTGTCAACACGACAGTCGTCTGAAAAATGGTACAGGTGAGATGAGAAATGAGATTCCCTAAGTTCCGCAAAGTGACAAACATAATTTTTAAAAAAACAACTTAACCTATTTATTTCTAATTCATAAACATATATCTATTAGCCGTCTTGGTTTTGCATCAAAGGCAGTTTTTTTAATTGACAACAAATTTGTTTTTGTATAATTAATCCGATAATGGGTGTCTATAACTTGTTTATTGTTAATAGTTTACGCCTTTATTTTTTTTAGAAGTTTCACAAGAAAATATATAAAATTAAAAAAAATAACTTGACTTATTTATTTCTAAGTCATAAACATATATTTATTGGACATCTTGTATTTTGCATCAACGGCAGCTCTCTTAATTAATAACAAATTTAATATTGTATAATTATGAGCAAAACATTTTCAATTTTGATCATCTCGGCAATAACTACACACGCAGAGCCGTGTGGTTTTCCTTTAATTAAAAATTTTAAAAAAGAGAGGTGAAACATGCAAGCTGTCAGAAATTCATTGATGCTTTTTATTTTAATTCTGTTTTCGAGTATTGCGAAATCTGATCCAAATAGTATCTGGTTGCTGAATTTTGAATGTGGGTTTAATGCAGCCAGCGATGTGTTTGATTCTAATTTAGGTAATATCACTATTTTAGGTGGGGATCCAAATACTCCATCCTCAGGCCCACGTGTTAAGATTCAATATGATTCTGACTCCGACAGTAATGTTTTGAGAGTAGGCGGCATTGACAGTAACAGTTGCTATCTGGGATACACAGGCTTAAATGATCAAATTATAGCGGCTTGCGGTACAATCTATATTGATTTTAAAATACCCAGCAATCCCAATGATATAAGCGGACCTGCTGCATTTTTCTCTTCAAGCCACATTGATACAAGCTCAACATCCGTAGATGTAAATGATGCATGGTGGATAGGATTAGCTGATAAAAATACTGTTCGTGTATTTTCAAGAAGCATAATTACTGATCCTAACGAAACAGACCCTGATGTTTTAGCAATCTTT
The window above is part of the Planctomycetaceae bacterium genome. Proteins encoded here:
- the tnpB gene encoding IS66 family insertion sequence element accessory protein TnpB (TnpB, as the term is used for proteins encoded by IS66 family insertion elements, is considered an accessory protein, since TnpC, encoded by a neighboring gene, is a DDE family transposase.); amino-acid sequence: MLTLPSSVKIFIYSQPADMRSGFNRLSMLTESFMLQDPFSGHLFVFFNKEGDKCKILFWDRTGFVIWYKRLEEGTYEKLPCENKPSIEVDVAKLTWILEGIDLFKTRRRKRYQRVLSS
- a CDS encoding IS66 family transposase — encoded protein: MVLTLLGQIDDLQGQLYYLKRQLFGKKSEKLNPAQRLLFENLYDEVKAKLEEQKQSKPEVVKNRKNENHKGRNPLPADLKREIIPIEPSEEEKFCDIHNKPKKFIGTEKTEKLEYVPASFFVKVYERAKYACDECQGNISIGELPPMVVDKGLACEGLLAHIITSKYCDHAPLNRLEGIFKRSGVDINVSTMCDWVGKCSDLLEPLVKRMHQKILESPKINSDDTSIPVKNPNRKGSTYNGYLWVYIDNKKNVVFDFTPTRSREGPIKFLGKYCGKLQADAYNGYNEYFMTSGATEIGCHAHARRKFEYAVDSDPVRAARLMVLLGRLYEIEKRAKEEEYNSDKLLEVRQKEAKPILNEIKAVFNEYKDCVLPKSPMGKAITYSLNQWEALLRYLEDPTLSIDNNISERVLRMVVIRRLNYMFAGSEAGARRAANIYSLVASCKLNEIDPFAYFRDVLVRISTHPADKIDDLLPSNWKKPEKTADKAAA
- a CDS encoding tyrosine-type recombinase/integrase — translated: MKDKYDGEHVKAEFLEDIGPEAINNFISKRIELNNWSPKSANLLRQILHKLFAYAIKHHGFRSRDRRYPNPVTYVERYREPATVIRFLSLKQIDEQLKVLEKFPVMHALCATYIYAGLRREEALWLTKEDILLDKRLIKVQAKTIDGKFWQPKTKSNRVVPISSALYEILQSYKSSGSKWFFHSPEGKQWNPDNFSNDLREINKKNNLEWSCLDFRHTFGSHLAQKGESLYKISKLMGNSPEICRKHYAALIPEEMADVVEFTEKTPVIQNDNETQELLRELLSEIKGKGNPKIKISR